A window of Pedococcus badiiscoriae genomic DNA:
TGAACTCGTCGGTCCAGATCCGGCCGCTCACCTCGAACGGCAGACCCGTCTCGGGGTTGAACTTGCCGATGGCGTGCCACTGGTCGCCCTCGTGCCGCCGGGCCGGGTCGTAACCGCGCCCCTTCTCGGTGATGACGTGGACCAGCACGGGGCCGCCGAAGGCCCGCGCCCGGCGCAGCGCCGACTCGACGGCCTGCTCGTCGTGCCCGTCGACGGGGCCGAGGTACTTGAGGCCGAGATCCTCGAACATCCCCTGGGGGGCGACGATGTCCTTGATCCCCTTCTTCACCCCGTGCAGCGTCTCGTACATCGCTCCCCCGACGACCGGGGTGCGGCTGAGGGTGTTCTTGCCCCAGTCCAGGAACCGCTCGTAGCCGCGGGTCGTGCGGAGCGTGGCCAGGTGGTCGGCCAGACCGCCGATGGTCGGCGCGTAGGAACGCAGGTTGTCGTTGACCACGATGGTCAGTGGCAGGTCCTTGTCGGCGGCGATGTTGTTGATCGCCTCCCAGGCCATGCCGCCGGTGAGCGCCCCGTCGCCGATCACCGCGACCGTGTGCCGGCCCTTCTCACCACGCAGACGCCGGGCCTTGGCGATGCCGTCAGCCCACGACAGGGCGGTGGAGGCGTGCGAGTTCTCGACCACGTCGTGCTCGGACTCGGCGCGGCTGGGGTAGCCGGACAGGCCGCCCTGCTTCTTGAGCTTGCTGAAGTCGTGCCGACCGGTGAGCAGCTTGTGGACGTAGGACTGGTGCCCCGTGTCGAAGACGATGACGTCCCGGGGGCTGTCGAACACGCGGTGCAGCGCGATCGTCAGCTCGACGACGCCGAGGTTGGGACCGAGGTGGCCGCCAGTCTTGGAGACGGACTCGACGAGGAAGTCCCGGATCTCCTGGGCCAGGGCCGGGAGCTGGGCAGGCGTCAGCGCCTTGAGGTCGGCCGGGCCGTTGATGGTCTGGAGCAGTCGCACGCACGCCGTCCTTTCCGGTCCTTTGACTGCAGGGGAACCGCCCGAGTCTATGCGCCCCGCCTGATCTCGACTCCCTGCGGCACTCCCGTGACCTCGACGTCGCCGTCGCGGGTCACCGTGACCGCGAACGTGGCGTCGCCGAGCCGCAGACCCTCCACGTGCAGCGCGCCGAACGGCGTCGGCCGGATCGGGTCGACGTGCAGGACACCGGCAGGCAGGTCGGCGCGCAGCCCCAGGGCCACGGTCAGCAGGGCGCCGGCCGAGGCCGCCGACCAGGCCTGCGGACGGCAGGAGGCCGGGTAGGGCGACGGACGCCCGAGCATGGGCAACCCGGAGTAGAGCTCCGGCCAGCGGTAGTCGAACGCCTCGCCCGACGCCACGAGTGCGTGCACGACCGCAGCGGCCTGCGCGGTGAGCCCCTCGCGGGCCAGCCCGAGCGCGACGATCGCCGAGTCGTGGGTCCACACCGAACCCGTGTGGTATCCGATCGGGTTGAAGCCGCCGTTGCCGCTGCCCAGGGTGCGCACCCCGAACGCGTCCAGCAGCTCGGGACCGGTGACGGTGGACCCGACGGAGGCGGCCTCGCCCCGGTCCAGGGCGCCCGTGCCCAGGGCGTGACCCATGTTGGAGCCGAGCCCGTCGACGGGCCTGCCCGAGCCGTCCAGTGCCATGGCGAGGTAGTGCCCCGCGTCGCCGTCCACCCAGAACGCCGCCCGGATCCGGTCGCTCAGGGCGCCCGCCTCGGCCCGCGCCCGGTCGGCGCCGGGCTCACCAAGCGCGTCGAGGAGGTCGGCCGCGGCGAGCAGCGCCTCCACGGCATAGGCCTGGGCCTCGACGAGGGCGATCGGCGCGTCGGCGACACGGCCGTCCCGCATCCGCATCGAGTCGCCGGAGTCCTTCCAGCCCTGGTTGGCGAGCCCGTGACCTGTGGTGTCGAGGTACTTGAGGAAGCCGTCGTCATCGGGCTGGCCGTCGCCGGTCAGCCAGGTGAGCGCGGCGCGCAGGTGTGGCAGCAGGGCCTTCACCTCGGGCTCGGGCAGCCCCCAGCGCCACGCCTCGACGAGGAGGGTGACCCACAGGGCGGTGGCGTCGACGGTGCCGTAGTAGAGCGGCGGGAGCGCCAGGTCACCCTTGCGTGGGGATCCCACGTATGCCGTGCGGCGCACCTCGTGCGGGATCTTGCCGGGCTGCTCCGCGGAGTCCGCGTCGTGCCGGGTCCCCTGTCGTCGGGCCAGGGCGCGCAGGGTGCCGCCGGCGAGCTCGGTGCCGAACGGCAGCATCATCCGGGCGGTCCAGATCGAGTCGCGGCCGAAAAGCGTGAGGTACCAAGGGGATCCAGCCGCGGGAAAGACATCCGCCCGGTCCAGCGGGTCG
This region includes:
- the dxs gene encoding 1-deoxy-D-xylulose-5-phosphate synthase, with product MRLLQTINGPADLKALTPAQLPALAQEIRDFLVESVSKTGGHLGPNLGVVELTIALHRVFDSPRDVIVFDTGHQSYVHKLLTGRHDFSKLKKQGGLSGYPSRAESEHDVVENSHASTALSWADGIAKARRLRGEKGRHTVAVIGDGALTGGMAWEAINNIAADKDLPLTIVVNDNLRSYAPTIGGLADHLATLRTTRGYERFLDWGKNTLSRTPVVGGAMYETLHGVKKGIKDIVAPQGMFEDLGLKYLGPVDGHDEQAVESALRRARAFGGPVLVHVITEKGRGYDPARRHEGDQWHAIGKFNPETGLPFEVSGRIWTDEFNDEMVAIGAEREDVVALTAAMLIPVGLDGFAAAYPDRVFDVGIAEQHAVTMASGLAYAGLHPVVAVYATFLNRAFDQLLMDCALHRAGVTFVLDRAGITGSDGASHNGMWDMTLASVVPGLRLAAPRDGDQVKRQLREAIDVTDGPTVIRFPKGDVGPAVAAVRQEGVVDVLHETSAQTCDLLLVGVGAFAAMAVEIAGKLEAQGHSVTAVDPRWVLPVSDDLVAMARRAGAVAVVEDNLVSGGVGAAVTLALRDADVDVPVHVHGIPKRFLEHASRGQVLDEIGLTADAVATSLASRLH
- a CDS encoding glycogen debranching N-terminal domain-containing protein gives rise to the protein MNTEQTPRQPWLHDLSIIVHGNATALSAAGGDMSPRSGHGLFVDDVRVLSRLELTVSGEAPSGVASEAGGALAEFFGAARGLGDVGADPTVEVRRLRSLVDDVMHEDISVTSRAAQTVRAALRLELGADGIPIAQVKYGAVDAPGVSPAPVADAGNAALTFGTSRHLTRVDFDPVPVSLELATDRAVVGHELVVEPGETQRFRVTITPTRTAASEFDADPGSDGVHWDAIRVVADEPRLAPLVAQSVDDLRHLLLRDPLDRADVFPAAGSPWYLTLFGRDSIWTARMMLPFGTELAGGTLRALARRQGTRHDADSAEQPGKIPHEVRRTAYVGSPRKGDLALPPLYYGTVDATALWVTLLVEAWRWGLPEPEVKALLPHLRAALTWLTGDGQPDDDGFLKYLDTTGHGLANQGWKDSGDSMRMRDGRVADAPIALVEAQAYAVEALLAAADLLDALGEPGADRARAEAGALSDRIRAAFWVDGDAGHYLAMALDGSGRPVDGLGSNMGHALGTGALDRGEAASVGSTVTGPELLDAFGVRTLGSGNGGFNPIGYHTGSVWTHDSAIVALGLAREGLTAQAAAVVHALVASGEAFDYRWPELYSGLPMLGRPSPYPASCRPQAWSAASAGALLTVALGLRADLPAGVLHVDPIRPTPFGALHVEGLRLGDATFAVTVTRDGDVEVTGVPQGVEIRRGA